A genomic window from Dechloromonas sp. A34 includes:
- the prsT gene encoding XrtA/PEP-CTERM system TPR-repeat protein PrsT, which yields MSSSLINMRAIRYLGFTLAVSAAFSGAAIGSDPKASLYYEDALKRFDNQDSAGAVIQLKNAIQQDRTMLAAQVLLGKALLMEGDPIGAEVAFEEALNLGVDRSEVILPLGQVFLMQGKFDSLIQRLAPSGLSGGLRRDVLLLRAKAYAAKGNNQQAERSLEEARGVDPRSAKVRAAQGALMLLQGRVADAARLVDEVMTIAPDDSSSWEFKASVLHAKGDASAALAAYAQVMHLSSRNVDARIARASLLIDQGQLDDASRDVADILKIFPKDPRGAYFQALIAGRKGDAATAQEALKRVVNLLDPVPMAVLGANKQMLMMLSLAHFSLGNQEKAIASLGEFLRRYPGDVGAAKLLASIYLQKGQTSKVISILEPLKAGNPQDARLFSLLAAANMTEGRYAQASRLLEESLRLSGPGAADIRTDFGLSLLGEGRSDLGLEHLQQAFAKDPSQTRAGVALATLLMRKGQSAKAVEVAETLVKAQPNDLLALNLLGGIKGAAGDLAGSRRAYERTLQAAPGHVPAILNIAKLDVAEGKPEAARMRLNALLKASPKNTDAMFELAQLEERIGNAAEAIRWLEKARVFPSGAMRAGLYLIDLYLRQRSFDHALSVAKDVNLKANGDLVARSALVRAQMAIGDLAEARRTLAEMTRFANFDAEAQLNIARMQRAAGNDPGALYSLEKAIAGTPGYLPALLMMAEIEIAQKDYAKAEARIKSLQQQRPNDVAVAGLQGDLLMARGQYPAAANVYRLLLGKTGAEGVIMRLYRAYELSGERGRGLKALEEWTKTHPNDLMALRMLGDGYLSADDPAGARRTYGRSLSVRPDDPLVLNNLAQALLRQGDRTALDTAERAYRLSDRDATVIDTLGWVLVSQGRFERGVGLLRDARLRDPESREIRYHLAHALVKMGRLPEARDELRSALRDEAPFEGVVAARKLQLEIGK from the coding sequence ATGTCCTCGTCCTTAATTAATATGCGCGCCATTCGCTATCTGGGATTCACCCTGGCGGTTTCTGCTGCTTTTTCGGGAGCGGCAATCGGGTCCGATCCGAAAGCGTCCCTTTACTACGAAGATGCGCTGAAGCGTTTTGATAATCAGGATTCCGCCGGGGCGGTGATTCAGCTCAAGAACGCCATCCAGCAGGACCGGACGATGCTCGCTGCCCAGGTGCTGTTGGGCAAGGCGCTGCTCATGGAAGGTGATCCGATCGGTGCCGAGGTCGCCTTCGAGGAGGCGCTTAATTTGGGGGTGGATCGCAGCGAGGTCATTCTCCCGCTTGGGCAGGTCTTTCTGATGCAGGGAAAGTTTGATTCCTTGATTCAGCGCCTTGCCCCGTCGGGGCTTTCCGGCGGGCTGCGCCGCGATGTCCTGCTGCTTCGAGCCAAGGCGTATGCCGCGAAAGGAAATAATCAGCAGGCCGAACGCAGTCTGGAGGAGGCCAGAGGAGTCGATCCGCGATCGGCGAAGGTGCGGGCGGCCCAGGGGGCGTTGATGCTTCTTCAGGGGCGTGTCGCCGATGCCGCGCGCCTGGTTGATGAAGTCATGACAATTGCTCCGGATGATTCGTCATCGTGGGAGTTCAAGGCGTCTGTCCTGCACGCGAAGGGAGATGCCAGTGCAGCGCTTGCAGCCTATGCTCAGGTGATGCACCTCAGTTCGCGCAACGTCGACGCTCGTATCGCGCGTGCCAGCTTGCTGATCGATCAGGGGCAATTGGACGATGCGTCGCGCGATGTCGCGGATATCTTGAAGATATTTCCCAAGGATCCCCGGGGTGCCTACTTTCAAGCATTGATTGCCGGTCGGAAAGGTGATGCGGCAACGGCGCAGGAAGCGTTGAAGCGTGTCGTCAATCTGCTTGATCCGGTGCCGATGGCGGTTCTCGGGGCCAATAAGCAGATGTTGATGATGTTGTCTCTGGCCCATTTCAGTCTGGGCAATCAGGAAAAGGCGATTGCCAGTCTCGGAGAGTTCCTGCGTCGTTATCCTGGTGATGTGGGGGCGGCAAAACTGCTGGCCAGCATATATCTGCAAAAGGGGCAAACCAGCAAGGTCATCTCCATTCTGGAACCACTCAAGGCCGGCAATCCCCAAGATGCCAGACTATTCTCGCTGTTGGCGGCGGCCAACATGACGGAAGGGCGTTATGCCCAGGCGAGTCGCTTGCTCGAGGAGTCGCTCAGGTTGTCAGGCCCCGGGGCCGCCGATATCCGTACTGATTTTGGTCTTAGTCTTCTGGGAGAGGGGCGCAGTGATCTCGGTCTCGAACATCTCCAGCAGGCGTTTGCCAAGGATCCGAGTCAGACGCGAGCGGGGGTCGCTCTCGCGACCTTGCTGATGCGCAAAGGGCAGTCTGCGAAGGCGGTGGAGGTGGCTGAAACGTTAGTCAAGGCTCAGCCCAACGATCTGCTTGCCCTGAATTTGCTGGGTGGCATCAAGGGGGCGGCTGGTGATCTTGCCGGGAGCCGAAGAGCCTACGAGCGCACTCTCCAGGCTGCGCCCGGGCATGTGCCGGCGATATTGAACATCGCCAAGCTGGATGTGGCGGAAGGCAAGCCGGAAGCGGCGCGCATGCGGTTGAATGCGCTGCTTAAGGCATCGCCAAAAAATACAGATGCCATGTTTGAGCTGGCGCAATTGGAAGAGCGCATCGGCAACGCGGCAGAAGCCATCCGGTGGCTGGAAAAAGCGCGCGTCTTTCCAAGTGGGGCGATGCGGGCTGGCTTGTACCTGATTGATCTCTATCTCCGGCAACGGAGTTTCGACCATGCGCTTTCCGTTGCCAAGGATGTCAATCTGAAAGCCAACGGCGACCTTGTTGCGCGATCTGCCTTGGTGCGAGCCCAGATGGCCATCGGGGATCTTGCCGAGGCGCGCCGAACGCTTGCCGAGATGACACGCTTTGCCAACTTTGATGCCGAGGCCCAACTGAATATTGCGCGCATGCAGCGCGCTGCCGGAAATGATCCCGGCGCGTTGTATAGCCTTGAAAAGGCTATTGCCGGGACACCGGGCTACCTGCCGGCACTTCTCATGATGGCCGAGATCGAGATTGCTCAAAAAGACTACGCCAAGGCGGAAGCACGAATCAAGTCATTGCAGCAGCAGCGGCCAAATGATGTCGCGGTTGCCGGTCTGCAAGGTGATCTGCTGATGGCCCGCGGGCAGTATCCGGCAGCCGCCAACGTCTATCGGCTGCTGCTTGGCAAGACGGGGGCGGAGGGCGTTATCATGCGCCTGTACCGGGCCTACGAATTGTCTGGTGAGCGTGGGCGGGGGCTGAAGGCTCTTGAAGAATGGACGAAAACACATCCGAACGACTTGATGGCTTTACGTATGCTGGGCGACGGGTATCTGTCGGCGGATGATCCTGCCGGGGCGAGGCGGACCTATGGGCGGTCGTTGTCGGTCCGGCCGGACGATCCGCTGGTCCTGAATAATTTGGCACAGGCCTTGTTGCGGCAAGGCGATCGAACGGCCCTGGATACTGCGGAGCGGGCCTACCGGCTTTCCGATCGAGACGCGACGGTGATCGATACCCTCGGTTGGGTGCTGGTTTCCCAAGGGCGGTTCGAACGGGGCGTGGGGTTGCTCCGCGACGCCCGCTTGCGAGATCCGGAAAGTCGGGAAATTCGCTACCACCTCGCGCACGCCTTGGTCAAAATGGGGCGCTTACCGGAGGCGCGCGATGAGTTGCGTAGTGCCCTCCGGGATGAAGCTCCCTTTGAGGGGGTGGTGGCCGCGAGAAAATTGCAATTGGAAATTGGCAAATAG
- the xdp1 gene encoding exosortase-dependent surface protein XDP1 — MKNRISVSMLTLGLALLASAGSGWATTSVLNSTVDALSVTGYSNTGTGGALQTKTLTWYSGSGYGVNSGGETSPQHSLDNVGYKEALLLNFGASTQLNSVKIGWKYNDADITVLAWKPLDYMNPAISNVTGPTFGASTKYSDLIGLGWSLVGNYSNLVTTSEKSVNVTSPVSSSFWLVMAYNSAFSGQQASDVSARGFVADTSPDYGKFYSVSYSSGTKTQTEVSEPSTALLLGAAMFGFVGWRSRKRAA; from the coding sequence ATGAAAAACAGAATTAGTGTATCCATGCTGACCCTTGGTCTTGCTCTGTTGGCGAGCGCAGGGTCTGGTTGGGCTACCACCTCTGTTCTCAACAGCACAGTTGATGCCTTGAGCGTGACTGGGTATTCCAATACCGGGACCGGTGGTGCGTTGCAGACGAAAACACTCACCTGGTATTCGGGCAGTGGCTATGGCGTGAACAGTGGTGGCGAAACCTCTCCCCAGCATTCGCTTGACAACGTGGGCTACAAGGAAGCTTTGTTGCTGAATTTCGGTGCCAGCACACAGTTGAACTCGGTAAAAATCGGCTGGAAGTACAACGATGCCGATATTACGGTGCTTGCCTGGAAGCCTCTGGATTACATGAATCCGGCGATCAGCAATGTCACAGGGCCGACCTTTGGCGCGAGCACGAAGTATTCCGATCTGATCGGATTGGGCTGGAGTCTGGTCGGAAACTACTCGAACCTGGTGACGACCTCGGAAAAGTCAGTCAATGTCACCAGTCCGGTGTCGTCCAGTTTCTGGCTGGTAATGGCCTACAACAGCGCGTTTAGTGGCCAGCAGGCATCGGATGTTTCGGCCAGGGGGTTTGTGGCAGACACCTCGCCGGATTACGGCAAGTTCTACTCGGTGTCGTACTCTTCCGGAACCAAAACACAGACCGAGGTTTCCGAACCCTCGACCGCATTGTTGCTCGGCGCGGCGATGTTCGGTTTTGTCGGGTGGCGCTCGCGCAAGCGGGCGGCATAA
- the hisC gene encoding histidinol-phosphate transaminase — MSKFWSAVVGGLTPYIPGEQPKLANLIKLNTNENPYPPSPKVYAAIQAELGDDAARLRLYPDPNADLLKAAVARRHALTPQHVFVGNGSDEVLAHVFMALLKHEQAILFPDITYSFYPVYCGLYGVDYHTVPLAEDFSIDPADYQNRANGGIIFPNPNAPTGRALALDAVEQIVKANPDSVIVVDEAYIDFGGETAISLVGRYDNLLVIHTLSKSRSLAGLRVGFAVGHPALIEALERVKNSFNSYPLDRLAIVGAVAAIEDETHFEQCRRAVIATRDVLTAELQAQGFEVLPSVANFIFARHPRHDAVKLANALRERSIIVRHFKLPRIDQFLRITVGTDTECEALTSSLRSILT, encoded by the coding sequence ATGAGCAAGTTCTGGAGTGCCGTCGTCGGCGGCCTGACCCCCTACATCCCCGGCGAGCAACCCAAGCTGGCCAATCTGATCAAGCTCAACACCAACGAGAATCCTTACCCGCCCTCGCCCAAAGTATATGCGGCGATTCAGGCGGAACTTGGCGACGACGCGGCGCGCCTGCGCCTCTACCCCGACCCGAATGCCGACCTCCTGAAAGCAGCGGTCGCCAGACGGCATGCCCTGACTCCACAACATGTCTTTGTCGGCAACGGCTCCGACGAGGTTCTGGCGCATGTTTTCATGGCACTGTTGAAGCACGAACAGGCAATCCTGTTTCCTGACATCACTTACAGCTTTTACCCGGTCTACTGTGGCCTGTATGGTGTGGATTACCACACCGTACCGCTGGCCGAGGATTTCAGCATCGACCCGGCCGATTACCAGAACCGGGCCAATGGTGGCATCATTTTCCCCAACCCGAACGCCCCGACAGGCCGTGCGCTGGCCCTCGATGCCGTCGAGCAGATCGTCAAGGCCAACCCGGATTCGGTCATCGTCGTCGATGAAGCCTATATCGATTTTGGTGGCGAAACGGCAATCAGCCTCGTCGGCCGATATGACAACTTGCTGGTCATCCACACGCTATCCAAGTCCCGCTCGCTGGCCGGCCTACGCGTCGGTTTCGCCGTCGGCCATCCGGCGCTGATCGAGGCCCTGGAGCGGGTCAAGAACAGCTTCAATTCCTACCCCCTGGACCGCCTGGCCATCGTCGGTGCTGTTGCCGCGATCGAGGACGAGACCCATTTCGAGCAATGCCGCCGGGCAGTCATTGCCACCCGCGACGTCCTGACCGCAGAACTCCAGGCGCAGGGCTTCGAAGTCTTGCCTTCGGTCGCCAACTTTATCTTTGCCCGCCACCCCCGACACGATGCAGTGAAACTGGCCAATGCCTTGCGTGAAAGAAGCATCATCGTCCGCCACTTCAAACTACCGCGCATAGACCAGTTCCTGCGCATTACTGTCGGCACCGATACCGAATGCGAAGCGCTTACCAGTTCGCTACGTAGCATCCTCACCTGA
- a CDS encoding diguanylate cyclase domain-containing protein — translation MVKISRFTSIAIVLLGTTALSICLYWWQLLSSTAELHEKTMAQAMQTASRLAIAGAGQTEALIRSIDTTLEDLRHDYVVHPGEFDAAVQRAMRFQPDGLILQVGVIDQAGVLAYSSLGNPGNVFLGDREHFKIHQQPGFSDQLFVSAPVFGRRSNNWSIQLARRIEEKGQFKGVVVVSISPEFLSRQLARFELGDNDVIAIFRADGTYLSRTPKLNDYMGKAVRADRPFLRENSPSYGTFRSLASHEPVQRSFAWQGVAHYPLIITAGIADSDFLEPVEREIMAGHFRNASGTAVVLLLACTLAFFIVRLEKEQAAALKSATLYRHLFEKNASIQLIIDPEDGQIVDANPAACHFYGYSREQFTRLHIGDINQLQPDEIKAEMAMAGSERRQYFNFPHRLANAETRQVEVYSAPVELDGRALLHSIIHDISLRRQLENQLAESETRLRSIFAALPDGLLIVAPDGRIVQWNEAALNVFDVDEQALQERRHTMLYADGRKVPTEDFPGMRAIRREPVFTNELYAIERKNKPLRWIAVSARPLPAGANGEPGGEVIAAVDVSRLIELEASHQIAQSVFESTTEGIMVCDAQNRIVTVNPAFSDITGYPPAEVLGRNPGFLASGHHDPQYYQAMYKTLEQLNRWEGEIINRRRDGSTYVGWLKIAVIRETDHKIRRYVGLFSDITVKKRQEQEVWHQANYDALTDLPNRVLVHDRLQQAIAQAARRGSQAGLLYIDLDRFKPVNDTYGHQAGDELLRQVARRIGNCIRDEDTVARIGGDEFLVLLPTLTQREAALRVAEKVLDSLCQPFRLDQATVEIAASIGIALYPEHGLSVETLLEHGDAAMYRAKTDGRRTIRLFSPAAPRADPC, via the coding sequence ATGGTCAAGATCAGTCGATTTACAAGCATTGCCATCGTCTTGCTGGGCACGACGGCGCTCAGCATTTGCCTCTATTGGTGGCAACTGCTCTCCTCAACGGCCGAACTGCACGAAAAAACGATGGCCCAGGCCATGCAGACGGCCAGCCGGCTTGCCATCGCCGGCGCCGGACAAACCGAAGCCTTGATCCGCAGCATTGACACCACCCTGGAGGATCTGCGCCACGATTACGTTGTTCATCCCGGAGAGTTTGACGCTGCCGTACAGCGCGCCATGCGCTTTCAGCCGGACGGCCTGATCCTTCAGGTAGGTGTCATCGACCAGGCCGGCGTACTGGCCTATTCCAGCCTGGGCAACCCCGGGAATGTATTTCTCGGTGACCGCGAGCATTTCAAAATCCATCAGCAACCCGGCTTTAGCGACCAACTTTTCGTCAGCGCGCCGGTCTTTGGCCGACGCTCCAACAACTGGTCGATCCAGTTGGCCCGGCGCATTGAGGAGAAAGGGCAATTCAAAGGCGTCGTGGTCGTCTCCATTTCTCCCGAATTCCTGTCTCGACAACTGGCCCGATTCGAATTGGGCGACAACGACGTCATCGCGATTTTCCGTGCCGACGGCACTTACCTGAGCCGGACACCGAAGCTGAACGACTACATGGGCAAGGCGGTACGTGCCGATCGCCCATTTCTCAGGGAAAACTCGCCCAGTTACGGCACCTTCCGCTCGCTCGCCTCGCACGAGCCGGTACAACGCAGTTTCGCCTGGCAAGGCGTTGCCCATTACCCGCTAATCATCACTGCAGGAATCGCCGACAGCGACTTCCTGGAACCGGTCGAGCGCGAAATCATGGCCGGCCACTTCCGCAACGCTTCGGGCACTGCCGTCGTGCTATTGCTGGCCTGCACGCTGGCCTTTTTCATCGTCCGCCTGGAGAAGGAACAGGCAGCCGCACTGAAGAGCGCCACCCTGTATCGTCACCTGTTCGAAAAAAATGCTTCAATTCAGCTGATCATCGATCCGGAAGACGGCCAGATCGTCGATGCCAATCCGGCCGCCTGCCATTTTTATGGCTACTCGCGCGAACAGTTCACTCGCCTGCACATTGGCGACATCAATCAACTCCAGCCCGATGAGATCAAGGCCGAGATGGCGATGGCCGGCAGCGAACGGCGACAGTATTTCAATTTCCCGCACCGACTAGCCAATGCCGAAACCCGTCAAGTCGAGGTCTATTCGGCCCCGGTTGAGCTGGACGGGCGCGCCTTGCTACATTCGATCATCCACGACATCAGCCTCCGCCGTCAGCTGGAAAACCAGCTTGCGGAAAGCGAAACACGGCTGCGCAGCATTTTTGCCGCGCTACCCGACGGCCTCCTGATCGTCGCCCCGGACGGCCGGATCGTGCAGTGGAACGAAGCGGCGCTGAACGTCTTCGATGTCGACGAACAGGCCTTACAGGAGCGTCGCCACACCATGCTTTACGCCGATGGCCGCAAGGTTCCGACGGAGGACTTTCCCGGCATGCGCGCCATCCGCAGGGAACCTGTTTTCACCAACGAACTCTATGCCATCGAACGGAAAAACAAGCCTCTGCGCTGGATCGCGGTCAGCGCCCGGCCGCTCCCCGCTGGCGCAAATGGCGAGCCTGGCGGCGAAGTGATAGCCGCAGTTGACGTCTCCCGTCTGATCGAACTCGAAGCCTCCCACCAGATTGCCCAATCGGTCTTCGAATCAACCACCGAGGGCATCATGGTGTGTGATGCACAAAATCGGATCGTCACCGTGAACCCGGCCTTTTCGGACATCACCGGCTATCCGCCGGCGGAAGTACTCGGCCGCAACCCGGGCTTTCTCGCCTCCGGCCACCACGACCCGCAGTATTACCAGGCCATGTACAAGACCCTTGAGCAACTGAATCGCTGGGAGGGTGAAATCATCAATCGGCGGCGCGATGGCTCGACCTACGTGGGCTGGCTCAAAATCGCCGTCATTCGCGAGACCGACCACAAGATTCGGCGCTATGTCGGCCTGTTCTCGGACATTACCGTTAAAAAACGGCAGGAACAGGAAGTCTGGCATCAGGCCAATTACGACGCGCTGACCGACCTTCCCAACCGTGTCCTGGTCCACGACCGCCTGCAACAAGCCATCGCCCAAGCAGCCCGACGCGGAAGCCAGGCTGGACTGCTGTATATCGACCTCGACCGCTTCAAGCCGGTCAATGACACCTATGGCCACCAAGCTGGCGATGAACTGCTGCGCCAGGTGGCCCGCCGTATCGGCAACTGCATTCGTGACGAAGATACTGTCGCCCGCATCGGCGGTGACGAGTTTCTCGTCCTTCTGCCGACGCTGACCCAGCGCGAAGCGGCATTACGAGTAGCCGAAAAAGTCCTCGACAGTCTCTGCCAGCCTTTCCGCCTCGACCAGGCGACGGTCGAGATCGCAGCCAGCATCGGTATTGCCCTTTATCCGGAACATGGGTTGTCGGTTGAAACGCTGCTCGAACATGGCGATGCCGCCATGTATCGCGCTAAGACTGACGGCCGCCGCACCATTCGCCTGTTCAGCCCGGCGGCTCCGCGCGCCGACCCATGCTAG
- the hisB gene encoding imidazoleglycerol-phosphate dehydratase HisB, with protein MRQAEITRNTLETQITVRLDLDGTGQGKFATGVPFLDHMLDQIARHGLIDLDVQAKGDLHIDAHHTVEDIGITVGKALAKAWGDKKGLTRYGHSYVPLDEALSRVVIDLSGRPGLELNVEFTRAMIGQFDVDLISEFFHGLVNHAGVTLHIDNLRGKNAHHQAETIFKAFGRALRMAVTPDPRMAGVMPSTKGTL; from the coding sequence ATGCGGCAAGCCGAAATCACTCGCAATACGCTGGAGACGCAAATCACCGTGCGCCTCGATCTCGATGGCACCGGTCAGGGCAAGTTCGCCACCGGGGTGCCATTCCTCGATCACATGCTCGACCAGATTGCCCGTCACGGTCTGATCGACCTCGATGTGCAGGCCAAAGGCGACCTCCACATCGATGCCCACCACACGGTCGAAGATATCGGAATTACCGTCGGGAAGGCGCTGGCCAAGGCGTGGGGCGACAAGAAGGGCCTGACCCGTTATGGTCATAGCTACGTTCCGCTCGACGAGGCATTGTCGCGGGTGGTCATCGATCTCTCCGGCCGCCCGGGGCTGGAACTCAATGTCGAGTTCACGCGGGCGATGATCGGCCAGTTCGATGTCGATCTGATCAGCGAATTCTTCCACGGCTTGGTCAATCATGCCGGAGTGACCTTGCATATCGACAACCTGCGCGGCAAGAATGCCCACCACCAGGCCGAGACCATTTTCAAGGCCTTTGGCCGCGCCCTGCGCATGGCGGTAACCCCCGATCCGCGCATGGCCGGGGTCATGCCCTCGACGAAAGGCACGCTGTGA
- the hisH gene encoding imidazole glycerol phosphate synthase subunit HisH — protein MGNLRSVSKALEHVAGGKQIIVTADPAVVAAAERVVFPGQGAMPDCMRELDARGLRPAVLAAAKDKPFLGICIGLQMLFEHSEEGNVAGLGVFAGEVKRFPDARMVGVDGQRLKVPHMGWNCLQQKPHALWAKIADGARFYFVHSYCVQPADSSVVTGTAEYGIPFTCAVGRDNIFAVQFHPEKSAQDGLQLLKNFVEWRP, from the coding sequence ATGGGCAACCTGCGCTCCGTGTCGAAAGCCCTGGAGCATGTTGCCGGCGGCAAGCAGATTATCGTCACCGCCGACCCGGCCGTGGTGGCGGCCGCCGAGCGCGTGGTTTTTCCCGGTCAGGGTGCCATGCCCGACTGCATGCGCGAGCTCGATGCCCGCGGTCTGCGTCCGGCGGTGCTGGCAGCGGCGAAGGACAAACCCTTTCTCGGCATTTGCATCGGTCTGCAAATGCTTTTCGAGCATAGCGAAGAAGGCAATGTCGCCGGTCTTGGAGTGTTCGCCGGAGAGGTCAAGCGCTTTCCGGACGCCCGCATGGTCGGTGTCGACGGCCAGCGCCTGAAAGTTCCCCACATGGGGTGGAATTGCTTGCAACAGAAGCCGCATGCGCTGTGGGCCAAGATCGCCGACGGGGCGCGCTTCTACTTCGTGCATAGCTATTGTGTGCAGCCGGCCGATTCCTCGGTCGTGACTGGCACTGCGGAATATGGCATCCCCTTTACCTGTGCTGTGGGGCGGGATAATATCTTCGCCGTCCAGTTCCACCCCGAGAAGAGCGCCCAGGACGGTCTGCAGCTTTTGAAAAATTTCGTCGAGTGGCGTCCGTAA
- the hisA gene encoding 1-(5-phosphoribosyl)-5-[(5-phosphoribosylamino)methylideneamino]imidazole-4-carboxamide isomerase, with translation MLIIPAIDLKDGQCVRLKQGLMEQATVFSDSPAEMARHWLEKGARRLHLVDLNGAFAGKPKNESAIKAILKVVGDDIPVQLGGGIRDLDTIERCLDDGISYVIIGTAAVKNPGFLHDACTAFPGHIIVGLDAKDGKVATDGWSKLTGHDVVDLGKKYEDYGVESIIYTDIGRDGMLSGINIEATVRLAQALTIPVIASGGLSNLDDIKALCAVEREGVIGTIAGRAVYDGSLDFQAAQKMADELGA, from the coding sequence ATGCTGATTATTCCTGCCATTGATCTGAAGGACGGCCAGTGCGTGCGTCTGAAACAAGGCCTGATGGAACAGGCCACCGTCTTTTCCGACAGTCCGGCCGAAATGGCCCGCCACTGGCTGGAGAAGGGCGCACGGCGCCTGCATCTGGTCGACTTGAACGGGGCTTTTGCCGGCAAGCCGAAAAACGAATCGGCGATCAAGGCGATCCTCAAGGTCGTCGGCGACGATATCCCGGTGCAACTCGGTGGCGGTATTCGCGATCTCGATACTATCGAACGTTGCCTCGATGATGGCATCTCCTACGTCATCATCGGTACGGCAGCGGTCAAGAATCCCGGCTTTCTGCATGATGCCTGCACGGCTTTCCCCGGGCACATCATCGTCGGACTCGATGCCAAGGACGGTAAGGTGGCAACCGATGGTTGGTCCAAGCTGACCGGCCACGATGTCGTCGATCTGGGTAAGAAATACGAGGATTACGGCGTCGAGTCGATTATCTACACCGATATCGGCCGTGACGGCATGCTCTCCGGGATCAATATCGAAGCCACAGTGCGCCTGGCGCAAGCCCTGACCATCCCGGTGATCGCCTCCGGCGGCCTTTCCAACCTCGATGACATCAAGGCGCTGTGCGCCGTCGAGCGCGAGGGCGTGATTGGAACCATCGCCGGGCGTGCGGTTTACGACGGTTCTCTCGACTTCCAGGCTGCGCAGAAAATGGCCGACGAGCTGGGCGCCTGA
- the hisF gene encoding imidazole glycerol phosphate synthase subunit HisF — translation MMLAKRIIPCLDVTAGRVVKGTNFVDLRDAGDPIEIARRYDEQGADEVTFLDITASSDQRDIILHIVEACAEQVFIPLTVGGGVRKVEDVRRLLNAGADKVSMNTAAVNDPDLVFNASSKVGSQCIVVAIDAKQVAPGKWHVFTHGGRNDTGLDAVDWAKKVAGLGAGEILLTSMDRDGTKNGFDLALTRAVSDAVTIPVIASGGVGNLQHLADGVTEGRADAVLAASIFHFGEYTVRQAKEFMASRGIEVRL, via the coding sequence CTGATGCTTGCCAAACGGATCATTCCCTGTCTCGATGTCACGGCGGGCCGCGTTGTCAAAGGGACCAACTTTGTCGACCTGCGCGATGCCGGCGATCCGATCGAGATCGCCCGCCGTTACGACGAGCAGGGCGCCGATGAGGTGACTTTTCTCGACATCACGGCATCCAGCGACCAGCGCGACATCATTCTGCACATCGTCGAAGCCTGTGCCGAGCAGGTCTTCATTCCGCTGACCGTCGGTGGCGGCGTGCGCAAGGTCGAGGATGTCCGTCGCCTGCTCAATGCCGGCGCCGACAAGGTGTCGATGAATACGGCGGCGGTCAATGATCCCGATCTGGTCTTCAATGCCTCCAGCAAGGTGGGTTCGCAGTGCATCGTGGTGGCCATCGATGCCAAGCAGGTCGCACCGGGCAAGTGGCACGTCTTTACCCATGGCGGTCGCAACGATACTGGGCTGGATGCGGTCGATTGGGCGAAAAAGGTCGCGGGTCTCGGTGCTGGTGAAATCCTGTTGACCAGCATGGATCGCGACGGCACCAAGAATGGCTTCGATCTGGCGCTGACCCGGGCTGTCTCCGATGCCGTCACGATTCCGGTTATCGCATCCGGCGGGGTTGGCAATTTGCAGCACTTGGCCGATGGCGTGACCGAAGGTAGGGCCGATGCGGTACTGGCTGCCTCGATCTTCCATTTCGGGGAATACACCGTCCGTCAGGCCAAGGAGTTCATGGCCAGCCGGGGCATTGAAGTCCGTTTGTGA
- the hisI gene encoding phosphoribosyl-AMP cyclohydrolase: protein MSDLDNSLSWLAALKWDAEGMIPAIAQDASGRVVMFAYMNRESLLETVRCGNAVYWSRSRQRLWRKGEESGHFQKVRSIRTDCDGDVLLLAIEQVGGIACHTGRESCFFNELQGELWVPADPVLKDPKEIYAK, encoded by the coding sequence GTGAGCGATCTCGACAATTCCCTGAGCTGGCTGGCGGCATTGAAATGGGATGCCGAAGGCATGATTCCGGCCATTGCCCAGGATGCGAGTGGACGGGTGGTCATGTTCGCTTACATGAATCGCGAGTCCCTGCTGGAAACGGTCCGCTGCGGCAACGCGGTATACTGGTCGCGGTCGCGCCAGCGCCTTTGGCGCAAGGGTGAGGAGTCTGGCCACTTTCAGAAGGTCAGGTCGATCCGCACCGATTGCGATGGTGACGTGCTGTTGCTGGCGATTGAACAAGTGGGCGGCATTGCCTGTCACACGGGACGTGAAAGCTGCTTTTTCAACGAACTGCAGGGGGAACTCTGGGTTCCCGCCGATCCGGTTTTGAAAGATCCTAAGGAAATTTACGCAAAATGA